The Scomber scombrus chromosome 22, fScoSco1.1, whole genome shotgun sequence genome has a window encoding:
- the si:ch211-214j24.10 gene encoding uncharacterized protein si:ch211-214j24.10, with amino-acid sequence MHIKTGTWEASNTVCESDTLCDPAVLVSAANSEPHIRNRRLSPGSGNCGGGGGGGCISGGNQQPRQLSPEGDLIGPSHTHAFSFRREKERKGQQHKGRSLRRESQKGVGRASERPQKVNQKERWVEDSLSLLKPPPAFPVQDSPAKLQPAVSYASKVKAGAASGALEEDRPAIGVLLQNQWGLSFISEARPAAEGSGPRPAAGTLAPQPTDTQQSADPQLDTVLTGQPPEETPIPVTTSVTPTTRPEADESNGKMLLSCRHLMEALNYHSREWNAVCNKQKKDPKRVIWYKDTQEHPA; translated from the exons GTACATGGGAAGCCAGCAACACTGTATGTGAGTCCGATACCCTGTGTGATCCAGCAGTCCTCGTTTCAGCCGCCAACTCTGAGCCACACATTCGTAACCGCCGCCTGTCACCCGGCTCTGGCAACTGTGGAGGAGGCGGGGGCGGAGGCTGCATCTCCGGAGGTAACCAGCAGCCCCGACAGCTGTCACCCGAGGGCGACCTGATCGGACCCAGCCACACACACGCCTTCAGCTTCCGCAGGGAGAAAGAACGCAAGGGCCAGCAGCACAAAGGCCGCAGCCTCCGCAGGGAAAGCCAAAAGGGGGTCGGCCGGGCGAGCGAGCGGCCCCAAAAGGTCAACCAAAAGGAGAGGTGGGTGGAGGACAGTCTGTCGCTGCTCAAGCCCCCGCCTGCCTTTCCAGTGCAGGACAGCCCCGCCAAGCTGCAGCCCGCCGTCAGCTACGCCTCCAAGGTGAAGGCGGGTGCGGCGAGCGGAGCGCTGGAGGAGGACCGGCCCGCCATCGGTGTGCTGCTACAGAACCAGTGGGGTCTCAGTTTCATCAGCGAGGCGAGACCGGCCGCCGAGGGCTCCGGCCCCCGCCCGGCCGCCGGCACCCTCGCACCTCagcccacagacacacaacaatCAGCAGACCCACAGCTCGACACAGTTCTCACAGGTCAGCCCCCTGAAGAAACGCCCATCCCAGTCACTACCTCCGTTACCCCCACCACACGCCCCGAGGCGGACGAGAGCAACGGGAAGATGCTGCTTAGCTGTCGCCATCTAATGGAGGCTCTGAATTATCACAGTAGAG AATGGAATGCTGTGtgcaacaaacagaaaaaag aTCCAAAAAGGGTCATCTGGTACAAGGACACCCAAGAGCACCCAGCCTAG